In a genomic window of Alcanivorax sp.:
- a CDS encoding metal-dependent hydrolase — MALANRKIGYDEVVTRDIHFPMNIENVARHWFRNDPWSTHWMNAILAAVPDGERWVMNSARRQLGKLDDPEVLNAAKEFIRQERIHAREHDEMNAIGVQHGVPIDKVEGVFKLIRKQLQHRLSDDMQSSIAAAFEHFTAIISSVLLEHPELFDETHPDLRAMLYWHFVEETEHKSVSYDVFVDASGGGYRSYRLRISGMLLAIALGFPIMIGNQTYLLYKDRQILNLWSAAKMTKVLFWRPGILSKVLAGVPPYFSPTFHPWDDDNRDVIRIWKRAYERTGDPHKAYQALRDHRANNVHGTFETPQPEPAWGQA, encoded by the coding sequence ATGGCTCTGGCAAACCGCAAGATTGGTTACGACGAGGTTGTAACCCGTGACATTCACTTTCCCATGAACATCGAAAACGTGGCCCGCCACTGGTTTCGCAACGACCCGTGGTCCACTCACTGGATGAATGCCATTCTCGCCGCCGTCCCCGACGGTGAACGCTGGGTGATGAATTCTGCAAGACGGCAGCTTGGCAAGCTTGACGATCCAGAAGTGCTGAACGCAGCTAAAGAATTCATTCGTCAGGAGCGCATTCATGCTCGTGAGCACGATGAAATGAACGCCATCGGCGTGCAACACGGGGTTCCCATCGACAAGGTTGAAGGCGTGTTCAAGCTGATCCGTAAGCAACTCCAACACCGCCTCAGTGACGATATGCAGAGCTCCATCGCAGCGGCGTTTGAACATTTCACGGCCATTATTTCCTCGGTACTGCTTGAGCACCCGGAGCTGTTTGACGAAACCCACCCGGATTTGCGTGCCATGCTCTACTGGCACTTTGTCGAAGAAACCGAGCACAAGAGCGTCAGTTATGACGTCTTCGTCGATGCCAGTGGTGGTGGCTACCGCAGTTACCGACTGCGTATCAGTGGCATGCTACTGGCCATTGCCCTGGGCTTCCCCATTATGATCGGCAACCAGACCTATCTGCTCTACAAGGATCGTCAAATTCTGAATTTGTGGTCCGCCGCCAAAATGACCAAAGTCCTGTTCTGGCGTCCCGGCATTCTTTCCAAGGTACTCGCTGGCGTGCCCCCCTATTTCTCCCCCACTTTCCACCCGTGGGATGACGATAACCGTGATGTAATCCGGATCTGGAAACGCGCCTACGAAAGAACTGGCGACCCTCATAAGGCCTATCAAGCGCTCAGAGACCACCGAGCCAACAATGTACACGGTACATTCGAAACGCCACAACCTGAACCCGCATGGGGGCAGGCATGA
- a CDS encoding SDR family NAD(P)-dependent oxidoreductase — protein sequence MGAGMKKKPLHPSTQAAAVITGAGSGIGRSFAYEVARRGGSVLCVDINEERAEQVAISLRALGTHAVALGCDVGDEKQMAYLAENAEPLLGRPVTLVINNAGVGLGGPIGEVSLEDWHWCMNVNLWGVIHGCHYFAPQLRDLGYGGIINVASAAAFGSAPEMAAYNVTKAGVLALSETLSSELTGTGVKITALCPTVVPTNIVENGRLPERRRDFARSAMTRYALTNADQVARQTLSALDRGELYMLPQIDGRLAWRLKRLTPRLYARAIGEAYRMLAD from the coding sequence ATGGGGGCAGGCATGAAAAAGAAACCCTTGCACCCGTCAACTCAGGCGGCAGCTGTCATCACCGGGGCGGGTAGCGGCATCGGTCGTAGCTTTGCTTACGAAGTTGCCCGTCGAGGCGGTTCGGTACTGTGTGTCGATATCAATGAAGAGCGCGCCGAACAGGTGGCGATCAGCCTGCGAGCACTCGGTACTCACGCGGTAGCCCTGGGGTGTGATGTCGGCGATGAAAAACAGATGGCATACCTGGCGGAAAATGCCGAGCCTTTGCTCGGCAGGCCGGTAACCCTGGTAATCAACAACGCCGGCGTCGGCCTCGGTGGCCCAATCGGCGAGGTGTCACTTGAAGATTGGCACTGGTGCATGAACGTCAATCTATGGGGAGTTATTCACGGCTGCCATTATTTTGCCCCTCAGCTTCGCGATCTGGGCTATGGAGGCATCATCAATGTGGCCTCTGCTGCCGCATTCGGGTCCGCCCCGGAAATGGCCGCCTACAACGTCACCAAGGCAGGGGTACTGGCCCTGTCCGAAACGCTGTCTTCTGAACTGACCGGAACCGGCGTAAAAATCACGGCCCTGTGCCCAACCGTGGTCCCGACCAATATCGTCGAGAATGGGCGCCTGCCTGAACGTCGCCGTGACTTTGCCCGTTCAGCGATGACCCGCTATGCCCTCACCAACGCCGACCAGGTGGCCCGACAGACCCTCAGTGCCCTTGATCGAGGTGAGCTTTACATGCTGCCACAAATTGACGGCCGGCTTGCCTGGCGGTTGAAACGCCTGACGCCACGACTATACGCCCGCGCAATTGGCGAAGCTTACAGAATGCTGGCTGATTAA
- a CDS encoding alpha/beta hydrolase yields MASIPTTILKLLFRAGMKRDIRDPDKLVRHLRRVMNAPLAPSLLPRGVRLKRGKVAGIAGHWLGTADPQITILYLHGGAFIGGRLDTYHHFCGRLAHALNARVFLPDYRLAPEHPFPAATDDAFNVYRELIADPRPVVIAGDSAGGNLTLVTLLRARDQLLKMPACALAISPASDARGTLMSRQANSDSDTMLSHGMIEVATDIYLAGADPAHPYASPITADFTGLPPLLFTVSSEECLRDDTHAAAQCARDAGVPVQVLERDDMPHVWPVFTFLLPEAKQDFPTIVRILGKYLTSNNVGKAPSQTVNASDSAIVEVAS; encoded by the coding sequence ATGGCCTCCATTCCTACAACAATTTTGAAGCTACTTTTTCGCGCCGGCATGAAGCGTGATATACGCGACCCGGACAAACTGGTAAGACATCTTCGCAGGGTGATGAACGCGCCTTTGGCCCCCTCTCTGCTGCCACGCGGAGTGCGACTCAAGCGAGGCAAGGTTGCAGGAATAGCTGGCCACTGGCTAGGCACCGCAGACCCACAAATCACCATACTCTACCTGCATGGTGGCGCCTTCATCGGCGGGCGGCTTGATACCTATCACCACTTTTGTGGCCGTTTGGCTCACGCCCTGAATGCGCGGGTCTTTCTTCCGGATTACCGACTAGCCCCTGAGCACCCCTTCCCGGCAGCAACGGATGACGCCTTTAATGTGTATCGTGAACTGATCGCAGACCCTCGCCCTGTGGTCATTGCAGGAGACTCTGCGGGAGGCAACCTGACGTTAGTCACATTGCTGCGTGCCCGTGATCAGCTGCTGAAAATGCCGGCTTGCGCCCTCGCCATTTCGCCGGCATCGGATGCGCGAGGCACCCTGATGTCCAGACAGGCGAATAGCGACAGCGATACCATGCTTTCCCATGGCATGATTGAGGTGGCAACGGATATCTATCTGGCCGGCGCGGACCCCGCTCACCCGTATGCCTCACCAATCACCGCGGATTTCACCGGCTTGCCCCCTCTACTTTTCACTGTCAGTAGCGAAGAGTGTCTGCGCGACGATACCCATGCAGCAGCACAATGCGCGCGAGATGCGGGGGTGCCCGTGCAGGTTCTGGAGCGCGATGATATGCCGCACGTGTGGCCCGTATTCACCTTTTTGCTACCAGAGGCAAAGCAGGACTTCCCTACCATCGTCCGAATTCTGGGAAAGTATCTGACCAGCAATAACGTCGGCAAAGCCCCATCCCAAACGGTCAATGCTAGCGATAGCGCCATAGTTGAGGTTGCATCATGA
- a CDS encoding NAD(P)/FAD-dependent oxidoreductase: MNMAAVAIHNPRPSVTPDHEVIIIGAGISGIGAAIQLRADGIKDILILERSKDVGGTWRDNRYPGIAVDITSFTYSFSFEQNANWSRVFAPGNELYQYTRQVTSKYGIYPLIRFGVEVASARFDLDSHVWLIDLTDGRRLSARHIVSACGGLISPKMPDIEGLDTFQGNVIHTARWPDDLDLSDKRVAVIGTGATAVQLIPKIARQARQLDVYQRTPIWVLKKPDQTLPGWLKVLFRTVPGLQRSLRGATDTVSETLMVLSAIYYRQAPWLVRMCEKAGINNLREQLPNRQDLWQALTPKYGFGCKRPTFSNDYFRTFARNNVELVTTPIKRITSRGITTQDGRSRRIDTLILATGYKTFEKGNIPSFDVIGSNNINLGDFWHDYRYQAYEGLTIPGYPNFYIMLGPYALIGTSYFKMVEGNAIHLSRCIREANRRGASQVEIRQSVHDAYFRNIQKRQQNTVFLNHNCALSNSYYFDHHGDAPMLRPSTSLEMLWRAKHLPMDHYRFSVLAGHTPSRHDGGRQACEPHIPAAREGHFGKTNR, encoded by the coding sequence ATGAATATGGCTGCTGTTGCAATCCATAACCCTCGTCCCAGCGTTACTCCTGATCATGAAGTCATTATCATCGGCGCGGGAATTTCTGGAATTGGTGCGGCAATCCAGCTGCGTGCCGATGGCATCAAAGATATCTTGATCCTTGAGCGAAGCAAGGATGTGGGAGGAACCTGGCGCGACAACCGTTATCCGGGAATCGCTGTCGACATTACCTCGTTTACCTATTCATTTTCCTTCGAACAAAACGCAAATTGGTCTCGCGTTTTTGCGCCGGGAAACGAGCTTTACCAGTATACAAGACAGGTAACAAGCAAGTATGGCATCTACCCACTGATTCGCTTTGGTGTCGAAGTCGCTAGCGCCCGTTTTGATCTCGACAGCCATGTCTGGTTGATCGATCTTACGGATGGCAGGCGACTTAGTGCACGCCATATTGTCTCGGCCTGTGGCGGTTTGATATCACCCAAGATGCCAGATATTGAAGGGCTTGATACGTTCCAGGGCAATGTCATTCACACTGCACGCTGGCCAGATGACCTTGATCTTAGTGACAAGCGAGTAGCGGTAATAGGCACTGGCGCCACTGCAGTGCAACTGATTCCGAAAATTGCCCGCCAGGCTCGTCAACTTGACGTCTACCAGCGCACCCCCATCTGGGTGCTGAAGAAGCCGGATCAGACTCTGCCTGGCTGGCTCAAGGTATTGTTCCGAACCGTACCGGGCTTGCAACGCAGCCTTCGCGGCGCTACCGACACCGTCAGCGAAACCCTGATGGTGCTTTCCGCAATATATTACCGGCAGGCCCCTTGGCTGGTTCGCATGTGTGAAAAGGCGGGCATAAACAACCTGCGCGAACAGCTGCCCAACCGCCAGGACCTGTGGCAAGCACTGACACCGAAATACGGCTTCGGGTGCAAAAGGCCAACGTTTTCCAACGACTATTTCCGAACCTTTGCCCGAAACAACGTTGAGCTTGTCACGACCCCGATCAAGCGTATTACGTCCCGCGGCATCACCACCCAGGACGGCCGCTCACGGCGTATCGATACCTTGATCCTCGCCACCGGTTACAAAACCTTCGAGAAAGGAAATATTCCCTCGTTCGACGTCATCGGCAGCAACAACATCAATTTGGGCGATTTCTGGCATGACTACCGTTACCAGGCCTATGAAGGGTTGACCATTCCGGGCTACCCGAACTTTTACATCATGCTCGGTCCCTATGCCCTTATCGGCACCTCTTACTTCAAGATGGTCGAAGGGAATGCCATCCACCTCTCTCGCTGTATTCGCGAAGCCAACCGACGTGGAGCCAGCCAAGTGGAAATACGTCAGTCCGTCCATGACGCGTATTTCCGCAATATCCAGAAACGCCAGCAAAACACCGTGTTCCTTAACCACAACTGCGCGCTGTCGAACAGTTATTACTTCGACCATCATGGTGACGCGCCAATGCTGCGGCCCTCTACCTCTCTGGAAATGCTGTGGCGAGCCAAGCATTTACCGATGGATCACTACCGGTTCAGTGTACTGGCCGGGCACACTCCCAGCAGACACGACGGCGGGAGACAAGCCTGTGAGCCACACATCCCCGCCGCCAGAGAAGGGCATTTCGGCAAAACAAACAGATAA